A single genomic interval of Pan paniscus chromosome 18, NHGRI_mPanPan1-v2.0_pri, whole genome shotgun sequence harbors:
- the DCUN1D3 gene encoding DCN1-like protein 3: MGQCVTKCKNPSSTLGSKNGDRDPSNKSHSRRGAGHREEQVPPCGKPGGDILVNGTKKAEAATEACQLPTSSGDAGRESKSNAEESSLQRLEELFRRYKDEREDAILEEGMERFCNDLCVDPTEFRVLLLAWKFQAATMCKFTRKEFFDGCKAISADSIDGICARFPSLLTEAKQEDKFKDLYRFTFQFGLDSEEGQRSLHREIAIALWKLVFTQNNPPVLDQWLNFLTENPSGIKGISRDTWNMFLNFTQVIGPDLSNYSEDEAWPSLFDTFVEWEMERRKREGEGRGALSSGPEGLCPEEQT, from the exons ATGGGCCAGTGTGTCACCAAGTGTAAGAATCCCTCATCGACCCTGGGCAGCAAAAATGGAGACCGTGACCCCAGCAACAAGTCACACAGCAGGCGGGGTGCAGGCCACCGTGAGGAGCAGGTACCACCCTGTGGCAAGCCAGGTGGAGATATCCTCGTCAACGGGACCAAGAAGGCCGAGGCTGCCACTGAGGCCTGCCAGCTGCCGACGTCCTCGGGAGATGCTGGGAGGGAGTCCAAGTCCAATGCCGAGGAGTCTTCCTTGCAAAGATTGGAAGAACTGTTCAGGCGCTACAAGGATGAGCGGGAAGATGCAATTTTGGAGGAAGGCATGGAGCGCTTTTGCAATGACCTGTGTGTTGACCCCACAGAATTTCGAGTGCTGCTCTTGGCTTGGAAGTTCCAGGCTGCAACCATGTGCAAATTCACCAG GAAGGAGTTTTTTGATGGCTGCAAAGCAATAAGTGCAGACAGCATTGACGGAATCTGTGCACGGTTCCCTAGCCTCTTAACAGAAGCCAAACAAGAGGATAAATTCAAGGATCTCTACCGGTTTACATTTCAGTTTGGCCTGGACTCTGAAGAAGGGCAGCGGTCACTGCATCGGGAAATAGCCATTGCCCTGTGGAAACTAGTTTTTACCCAGAACAATCCTCCGGTGTTGGACCAATGGCTAAACTTCCTAACAGAGAACCCCTCGGGGATCAAGGGCATCTCCCGGGACACTTGGAACATGTTCCTTAACTTCACTCAGGTGATTGGCCCTGACCTCAGCAACTACAGTGAAGATGAGGCCTGGCCAAGTCTCTTTGACACCTTTGTGGAGTGGGAAATGGAGcgaaggaaaagagaaggggaagggagaggtgCACTCAGCTCAGGGCCCGAGGGCTTGTGTCCCGAGGAGCAGACTTAG